One stretch of Bombus affinis isolate iyBomAffi1 chromosome 4, iyBomAffi1.2, whole genome shotgun sequence DNA includes these proteins:
- the LOC126915378 gene encoding squamous cell carcinoma antigen recognized by T-cells 3 isoform X2, whose protein sequence is MEEMDIGNEENNDKSSPEESVDNEKNKSIEIKDEPEEDMDNEVDDDQESEEDDEEDADEAEVKALETSLAQNPYDYTSHVALINKLQKMGELERLRAARKNMSTKYPLSSELWLSWMRDEIKLATIPEQKAEVVKLCERAVKDYLCVEVWLEYLQFSIGNMGTEKDAAKNVRQLFERALTDVGLHTIKGAIIWEAFREFEAVLYALIDPSNQTERKEQLERIGNLFKRQLACPLLDMEKTYEEYEAWRYGDGAEAVIDDKIVSGGYERALSKLNLRLPYEEKIVSAQTEEELLDSYKMYLSYEQQNGDPGRITVLYERAITDLSLEMSIWLDYLKYLEENIKIESVLDQVYQRATRNVPWCAKIWQKWIKSYEKWDKSILEVQTLLENALTTGFSTAEEYRNLWMTYLEYLRRRLDRCSSDEKKQLDILRYAFNRACEHLAKSFGLDGDPNCIILQYWARTEAIHANNMEKARSLWADILSQGHSTTASYWLEYISLERCYGDTKHLRKLFQKALSSVKDWPESIANSWIDFERDEGTLEQMELCEIRTKEKLDKVAEERQKTQQISNLELSPSQNKKAYKRKQKDTGKWKNLGAYPIKIMKVETQLKPKIRESHLNFEKKDDVDIEEKEIAEVSKTKLNIPPPPGFKAPESEQMEIDYVHEVDDKISVFISNLDYSVTEEEVRNALNPAGPITMLKMIRSYNGRSKGYCYVQLNSKEAVDKALELDRIPIRGRPMFVSRCDPNKTTRESVFKYSCSLEKNKLFVKDDSIHEEVHPAKRRRCKECSSKLDRKHSTCCMKCKKTICKQHSLQPIYCFTCIESL, encoded by the exons ATGGAGGAAATGGATATAGGGAACGAAGAAAATAATGATAAGAGTTCACCTGAGGAATCAGTGGACAACGAAAAGAACAAATCAATAGAGATTAAAGATGAACCCGAAGAAGACATGGACAATGAGGTTGATGATGATCAGGAGTCTGAAGAGGACGACGAAGAGGATGCTGACGAAGCAGAGGTTAAAGCTTTGGAAACTTCTCTCGCTCAGAATCCGTATGATTACACGAGTCATGTAGCCCTTATCAACAAATTGCAAAAAATGGGCGAACTAGAACGATTACGTGCTGCTAGAAAAAATATGAGCACCAAATATCCATTGAGTTCTGAGCTCTGGTTGTCTTGGATGCGCGACGAAATTAAATTAGCTACCATACCAGAGCAAAAAGCTGAAGTAGTCAAACTATGTGAAAGAGCAGTCAAGGATTATCTCT GTGTGGAAGTATGGTTAGAATATTTGCAATTTAGTATTGGTAATATGGGTACTGAAAAAGATGCAGCAAAGAATGTTCGGCAGTTATTTGAACGAGCATTAACAGATGTTGGGCTACATACTATTAAAGGTGCAATAATATGGGAAGCGTTTCGTGAGTTCGAAGCTGTTTTATATGCATTG attgaTCCTTCAAATCAAACCGAAAGAAAAGAACAATTGGAACGTATTGGTAACCTATTCAAAAGACAATTAGCTTGTCCTCTTTTAGATATGGAAAAAACGTATGAAGAATATGAAGCATGGCGTTATGGAGATGGCGCAGAAGCTGTTATTGATGATAAGATTGTTAGTGGAGGATATGAAAGAGCGCTATCAAAGCTTAATCTGCGTTTACCATATGAGGAGAAAATTGTTTCCGCCCAAACTGAAGAAGAACTTCTAGAttcatataaaatgtatttatcaTATGAGCAACAAAATGGAGATCCTGGACGAATAACTGTTTTGTATGAAAGAGCAATTACTGATCTCAGTTTAGAGATGTCAATTTGGCTTGATTATCTCAAGTATttagaagaaaatataaaaattgaatctGTCTTGGATCAAGTGTACCAAAGAGCTACAAGAAACGTTCCATGGTGTGCAAAGATATGGCAAAAATGGATAAAATCATATGAAAAATGGGACAAATCAATATTAGAAGTTCAAACATTGTTAGAAAATGCTTTAACGACTGGATTTTCTACTGCAGAAGAGTATCGAAATTTGTGGATGACATATTTAGAATATTTGCGGCGAAGACTTGATCGATGCTCTTCTGATGAAAAAAAGCAGTTAGATATATTACGTTATGCTTTTAATAGAGCTTGTGAACATTTGGCTAAATCATTTGGTTTAGATGGAGATCCcaattgtattatattacaatattgGGCAAGAACTGAAGCCATACATGCTAATAACATGGAAAAGGCTAGGTCATTATGGGCCGACATTTTATCACAAGGACATTCCACAACAGCATCTTACTGGTTAGAGTATATTTCATTAGAAAG ATGTTACGGAGATAcaaaacatttaagaaaattatttcaaaaagcCTTGTCGTCGGTAAAAGATTGGCCAGAAAGTATAGCGAATTCTTGGATAGATTTTGAACGAGACGAAGGAACACTAGAACAAATGGAACTATGTGAAATACGAACAAAAGAAAAATTAGATAAAGTTGCTGAAGAAAGACAGAAAACACAACAAATTTCTAATCTTGAATTATCACCATCACAAAACAAGAAAGCGtataaaagaaaacaaaaagataCTGGTAAATGGAAGAATTTAGGAGCTTATCCgataaaaattatgaaagttGAAACACAGTTAAAACCGAAAATAAGAGAAAGCCATCTGAATTTCGAAAAGAAAGACGACGTTgatattgaagaaaaagaaattgctGAAGTATCCAAAACGAAACTAAACATTCCTCCACCACCTGGTTTTAAAGCACCAGAAAGTGAACAAATGGAAATAGATTACGTACATGAAGTGGACGACAAAATCTCAGTTTTCATAAGTAATTTAGATTATAGTGTGACTGAAGAAGAAGTCAGAAATGCTTTAAATCCGGCTGGACCAATTACAATGCTTAAGATGATCAGAAGCTATAATGGACGTAGTAAAGGATATTGCTATGTGCAACTCAATTCCAAG GAAGCAGTTGATAAAGCTTTGGAGTTAGATAGAATTCCTATAAGAGGACGGCCAATGTTTGTTTCAAGATGCGACCCAAACAAAACAACACGAGAATCTGTTTTTAAATATAGTTGTTCCCTGGAAAAAAATAAGCTTTTCGTCAAAG ATGATTCAATACATGAGGAAGTTCACCCAGCGAAAAGGCGACGCTGCAAAGAATGTTCAAGCAAGCTTGACAGAAAACATTCTACATGTTGCATGAAATGCAAAAAAACAATCTGTAAACAACATTCGTTGCAACCGATTTATTGTTTCACTTGCATCGAAAGTCTATAA
- the LOC126915378 gene encoding squamous cell carcinoma antigen recognized by T-cells 3 isoform X1 → MEEMDIGNEENNDKSSPEESVDNEKNKSIEIKDEPEEDMDNEVDDDQESEEDDEEDADEAEVKALETSLAQNPYDYTSHVALINKLQKMGELERLRAARKNMSTKYPLSSELWLSWMRDEIKLATIPEQKAEVVKLCERAVKDYLCVEVWLEYLQFSIGNMGTEKDAAKNVRQLFERALTDVGLHTIKGAIIWEAFREFEAVLYALIDPSNQTERKEQLERIGNLFKRQLACPLLDMEKTYEEYEAWRYGDGAEAVIDDKIVSGGYERALSKLNLRLPYEEKIVSAQTEEELLDSYKMYLSYEQQNGDPGRITVLYERAITDLSLEMSIWLDYLKYLEENIKIESVLDQVYQRATRNVPWCAKIWQKWIKSYEKWDKSILEVQTLLENALTTGFSTAEEYRNLWMTYLEYLRRRLDRCSSDEKKQLDILRYAFNRACEHLAKSFGLDGDPNCIILQYWARTEAIHANNMEKARSLWADILSQGHSTTASYWLEYISLERCYGDTKHLRKLFQKALSSVKDWPESIANSWIDFERDEGTLEQMELCEIRTKEKLDKVAEERQKTQQISNLELSPSQNKKAYKRKQKDTGKWKNLGAYPIKIMKVETQLKPKIRESHLNFEKKDDVDIEEKEIAEVSKTKLNIPPPPGFKAPESEQMEIDYVHEVDDKISVFISNLDYSVTEEEVRNALNPAGPITMLKMIRSYNGRSKGYCYVQLNSKEAVDKALELDRIPIRGRPMFVSRCDPNKTTRESVFKYSCSLEKNKLFVKGLPVTTTKEDLEEIFKVHGSLKEVRIVTYRNGHSKGLAYVEFVDENSAGKALLAIDGMKIGDKIISVAISQPPERKKDPIKSLGGSTVSRTTFGTPKTLLSMVPRTVKTAATNGSAIATGNGAVPKMSNQDFRNMLLNKK, encoded by the exons ATGGAGGAAATGGATATAGGGAACGAAGAAAATAATGATAAGAGTTCACCTGAGGAATCAGTGGACAACGAAAAGAACAAATCAATAGAGATTAAAGATGAACCCGAAGAAGACATGGACAATGAGGTTGATGATGATCAGGAGTCTGAAGAGGACGACGAAGAGGATGCTGACGAAGCAGAGGTTAAAGCTTTGGAAACTTCTCTCGCTCAGAATCCGTATGATTACACGAGTCATGTAGCCCTTATCAACAAATTGCAAAAAATGGGCGAACTAGAACGATTACGTGCTGCTAGAAAAAATATGAGCACCAAATATCCATTGAGTTCTGAGCTCTGGTTGTCTTGGATGCGCGACGAAATTAAATTAGCTACCATACCAGAGCAAAAAGCTGAAGTAGTCAAACTATGTGAAAGAGCAGTCAAGGATTATCTCT GTGTGGAAGTATGGTTAGAATATTTGCAATTTAGTATTGGTAATATGGGTACTGAAAAAGATGCAGCAAAGAATGTTCGGCAGTTATTTGAACGAGCATTAACAGATGTTGGGCTACATACTATTAAAGGTGCAATAATATGGGAAGCGTTTCGTGAGTTCGAAGCTGTTTTATATGCATTG attgaTCCTTCAAATCAAACCGAAAGAAAAGAACAATTGGAACGTATTGGTAACCTATTCAAAAGACAATTAGCTTGTCCTCTTTTAGATATGGAAAAAACGTATGAAGAATATGAAGCATGGCGTTATGGAGATGGCGCAGAAGCTGTTATTGATGATAAGATTGTTAGTGGAGGATATGAAAGAGCGCTATCAAAGCTTAATCTGCGTTTACCATATGAGGAGAAAATTGTTTCCGCCCAAACTGAAGAAGAACTTCTAGAttcatataaaatgtatttatcaTATGAGCAACAAAATGGAGATCCTGGACGAATAACTGTTTTGTATGAAAGAGCAATTACTGATCTCAGTTTAGAGATGTCAATTTGGCTTGATTATCTCAAGTATttagaagaaaatataaaaattgaatctGTCTTGGATCAAGTGTACCAAAGAGCTACAAGAAACGTTCCATGGTGTGCAAAGATATGGCAAAAATGGATAAAATCATATGAAAAATGGGACAAATCAATATTAGAAGTTCAAACATTGTTAGAAAATGCTTTAACGACTGGATTTTCTACTGCAGAAGAGTATCGAAATTTGTGGATGACATATTTAGAATATTTGCGGCGAAGACTTGATCGATGCTCTTCTGATGAAAAAAAGCAGTTAGATATATTACGTTATGCTTTTAATAGAGCTTGTGAACATTTGGCTAAATCATTTGGTTTAGATGGAGATCCcaattgtattatattacaatattgGGCAAGAACTGAAGCCATACATGCTAATAACATGGAAAAGGCTAGGTCATTATGGGCCGACATTTTATCACAAGGACATTCCACAACAGCATCTTACTGGTTAGAGTATATTTCATTAGAAAG ATGTTACGGAGATAcaaaacatttaagaaaattatttcaaaaagcCTTGTCGTCGGTAAAAGATTGGCCAGAAAGTATAGCGAATTCTTGGATAGATTTTGAACGAGACGAAGGAACACTAGAACAAATGGAACTATGTGAAATACGAACAAAAGAAAAATTAGATAAAGTTGCTGAAGAAAGACAGAAAACACAACAAATTTCTAATCTTGAATTATCACCATCACAAAACAAGAAAGCGtataaaagaaaacaaaaagataCTGGTAAATGGAAGAATTTAGGAGCTTATCCgataaaaattatgaaagttGAAACACAGTTAAAACCGAAAATAAGAGAAAGCCATCTGAATTTCGAAAAGAAAGACGACGTTgatattgaagaaaaagaaattgctGAAGTATCCAAAACGAAACTAAACATTCCTCCACCACCTGGTTTTAAAGCACCAGAAAGTGAACAAATGGAAATAGATTACGTACATGAAGTGGACGACAAAATCTCAGTTTTCATAAGTAATTTAGATTATAGTGTGACTGAAGAAGAAGTCAGAAATGCTTTAAATCCGGCTGGACCAATTACAATGCTTAAGATGATCAGAAGCTATAATGGACGTAGTAAAGGATATTGCTATGTGCAACTCAATTCCAAG GAAGCAGTTGATAAAGCTTTGGAGTTAGATAGAATTCCTATAAGAGGACGGCCAATGTTTGTTTCAAGATGCGACCCAAACAAAACAACACGAGAATCTGTTTTTAAATATAGTTGTTCCCTGGAAAAAAATAAGCTTTTCGTCAAAG GACTTCCGGTAACAACGACAAAAGAAGATCTTGAAGAAATTTTCAAGGTTCACGGATCATTGAAGGAAGTCCGTATAGTCACTTACCGTAATGGCCATTCTAAAGGACTGGCTTACGTTGAATTTGTGGACGAAAACAGTGCTGGGAAGGCACTTCTGGCCATTGATGGAATGAAGATCGGTGACAAAATAATTAGTGTAGCCATAAGCCAACCGCCTGAACGCAAAAAGGATCCCATTAAGTCTCTAGGTGGTTCTACAGTAAGCAGAACTACATTTGGTACGCCTAAAACATTATTATCTATGGTACCTCGTACTGTAAAAACTGCTGCTACTAACGGTAGTGCAATTGCAACTGGAAATGGTGCCGTTCCAAAAATGAGCAATCAAGATTTTAGGAATATgttattgaataaaaaataa
- the LOC126915381 gene encoding proclotting enzyme-like isoform X1, with protein MSSKMISIIVKTILLVYLFQLFVGIVGQSPCSNYFRYIQDDVSNELIGYIEIPFPPRGVILQLSVTLSVAVALPSKYVGRLELANSKEQSIKAVNQGRPLSYKIHFPLPRPIPLLSSLWFNDQFICSGPRASGPIVTSIVLNHTLYPPGNALSKHPEFNDNNNWNGVGNIYPPPSIIDRREPSQPPHIGSNMPNVKLAPPNNEEINLACGRSSIEPVNPLIARGEKASPGQWPWVAAIFLAKSKFEFQCAGTLISNTHIITAAHCLQMNKANLPAGSFLVSLGRYRLRDWREKGSENREVIQYRVHPDFVAGGNADADLAILMLRERVEFNSMIKPICLWSGSSLLLNVVGKFGYVVGWGRDELGNPYVQEPRQIKVPIVAQEVCLWSNSNFVAFTSNRTFCAGQRNGSGPCNGDSGSGFVIYNSEMDRYLLRGVVSRSLLDSSTMSCDLSQFVVYVDIAQHLDWIQTEISKNN; from the exons ATg AGTTCCAAGATGATCAGTATCATCGTCAAGACTATTTTGCTGGTGTATCTTTTTCAATTGTTTGTTGGGATAGTTGGCCAGTCGCCGTGTTCCAACTACTTCCGATATATTCAGGATGATGTCTCAAACGAACTCATCGGTTACATTGAAATACCATTCCCACCACGTGGAGTTATCTTGCAACTCAGCGTCACTTTAAGTGTCGCTGTCGCACTACCTTCg AAATACGTTGGACGATTGGAATTGGCAAATTCGAAAGAACAGTCGATTAAGGCAGTGAATCAGGGCAGGCCTCTGTCGTATAAAATCCATTTTCCTCTACCTCGACCAATACCATTATTAAGCAGTTTGTGGTTCAACGATCAATTTATCTGTTCCGGTCCACGTG CAAGTGGACCAATTGTCACCTCTATTGTATTAAATCACACACTCTACCCGCCTGGAAATGCTCTCAGTAAGCATCCAGAATTTAATGACAATAATAATTGGAACGGGGTGGGAAATATATATCCACCTCCATCAATAATCGATCGACGCGAACCTTCGCAACCCCCGCATATAGGATCAAATATGCCAAATGTTAAACTCGCACCACCAAATAACGAAGAAATTAATCTAGCGTGTGGTCGAAGCAGTATCGAACCTGTTAATCCTCTCATAGCTAGAGGCGAGAAAGCGTCCCCTGGTCAGTGGCCATGGGTGGCAGCAATCTTTTTAGCCAAATCAAAATTTGAATTTCAGTGCGCAGGCACGTTGATCTCGAATACACATATTATTACAG CTGCGCACTGTTTACAAATGAATAAAGCAAATCTACCTGCTGGCTCATTTTTGGTATCCTTGGGACGCTATCGACTCCGAGACTGGAGAGAAAAAGGTTCGGAGAATCGGGAAGTAATACAGTACAGGGTTCACCCCGATTTTGTCGCGGGTGGTAATGCCGATGCAGATCTAGCCATATTGATGCTACGAGAGAGAGTGGAATTCAATTCGATGATAAAACCTATTTGTCTTTGGTCCGGATCTTCGCTTCTGTTGAACGTTGTAGGCAAGTTTGGCTACGTAGTAGGCTGGGGACGCGACGAATTGGGAAACCCGTATGTTCAAGAGCCCCGACAGATCAAGGTTCCGATCGTGGCTCAG GAAGTTTGTCTCTGGAGCAACAGCAACTTCGTCGCGTTCACCTCAAACCGAACGTTCTGCGCTGGTCAGAGAAACGGAAGTGGCCCATGCAACGGCGACAGCGGAAGCGGCTTCGTGATATACAATAGCGAAATGGATCGTTATCTATTGCGAGGGGTCGTTTCGAGGTCCCTTTTGGACAGTAGCACTATGTCTTGTGACTTATCGCAATTCGTCGTTTATGTAGATATTGCTCAACACCTAGACTGGATACAAACAGAGATTTCTAAGAATAATTGA
- the LOC126915381 gene encoding serine protease gd-like isoform X2 — translation MISIIVKTILLVYLFQLFVGIVGQSPCSNYFRYIQDDVSNELIGYIEIPFPPRGVILQLSVTLSVAVALPSKYVGRLELANSKEQSIKAVNQGRPLSYKIHFPLPRPIPLLSSLWFNDQFICSGPRASGPIVTSIVLNHTLYPPGNALSKHPEFNDNNNWNGVGNIYPPPSIIDRREPSQPPHIGSNMPNVKLAPPNNEEINLACGRSSIEPVNPLIARGEKASPGQWPWVAAIFLAKSKFEFQCAGTLISNTHIITAAHCLQMNKANLPAGSFLVSLGRYRLRDWREKGSENREVIQYRVHPDFVAGGNADADLAILMLRERVEFNSMIKPICLWSGSSLLLNVVGKFGYVVGWGRDELGNPYVQEPRQIKVPIVAQEVCLWSNSNFVAFTSNRTFCAGQRNGSGPCNGDSGSGFVIYNSEMDRYLLRGVVSRSLLDSSTMSCDLSQFVVYVDIAQHLDWIQTEISKNN, via the exons ATGATCAGTATCATCGTCAAGACTATTTTGCTGGTGTATCTTTTTCAATTGTTTGTTGGGATAGTTGGCCAGTCGCCGTGTTCCAACTACTTCCGATATATTCAGGATGATGTCTCAAACGAACTCATCGGTTACATTGAAATACCATTCCCACCACGTGGAGTTATCTTGCAACTCAGCGTCACTTTAAGTGTCGCTGTCGCACTACCTTCg AAATACGTTGGACGATTGGAATTGGCAAATTCGAAAGAACAGTCGATTAAGGCAGTGAATCAGGGCAGGCCTCTGTCGTATAAAATCCATTTTCCTCTACCTCGACCAATACCATTATTAAGCAGTTTGTGGTTCAACGATCAATTTATCTGTTCCGGTCCACGTG CAAGTGGACCAATTGTCACCTCTATTGTATTAAATCACACACTCTACCCGCCTGGAAATGCTCTCAGTAAGCATCCAGAATTTAATGACAATAATAATTGGAACGGGGTGGGAAATATATATCCACCTCCATCAATAATCGATCGACGCGAACCTTCGCAACCCCCGCATATAGGATCAAATATGCCAAATGTTAAACTCGCACCACCAAATAACGAAGAAATTAATCTAGCGTGTGGTCGAAGCAGTATCGAACCTGTTAATCCTCTCATAGCTAGAGGCGAGAAAGCGTCCCCTGGTCAGTGGCCATGGGTGGCAGCAATCTTTTTAGCCAAATCAAAATTTGAATTTCAGTGCGCAGGCACGTTGATCTCGAATACACATATTATTACAG CTGCGCACTGTTTACAAATGAATAAAGCAAATCTACCTGCTGGCTCATTTTTGGTATCCTTGGGACGCTATCGACTCCGAGACTGGAGAGAAAAAGGTTCGGAGAATCGGGAAGTAATACAGTACAGGGTTCACCCCGATTTTGTCGCGGGTGGTAATGCCGATGCAGATCTAGCCATATTGATGCTACGAGAGAGAGTGGAATTCAATTCGATGATAAAACCTATTTGTCTTTGGTCCGGATCTTCGCTTCTGTTGAACGTTGTAGGCAAGTTTGGCTACGTAGTAGGCTGGGGACGCGACGAATTGGGAAACCCGTATGTTCAAGAGCCCCGACAGATCAAGGTTCCGATCGTGGCTCAG GAAGTTTGTCTCTGGAGCAACAGCAACTTCGTCGCGTTCACCTCAAACCGAACGTTCTGCGCTGGTCAGAGAAACGGAAGTGGCCCATGCAACGGCGACAGCGGAAGCGGCTTCGTGATATACAATAGCGAAATGGATCGTTATCTATTGCGAGGGGTCGTTTCGAGGTCCCTTTTGGACAGTAGCACTATGTCTTGTGACTTATCGCAATTCGTCGTTTATGTAGATATTGCTCAACACCTAGACTGGATACAAACAGAGATTTCTAAGAATAATTGA